One genomic segment of Trichoplusia ni isolate ovarian cell line Hi5 chromosome 5, tn1, whole genome shotgun sequence includes these proteins:
- the LOC113493821 gene encoding brachyurin-like, which translates to MRAFRLFICLFIIFHDSLGAVILSSPANGYHLRVGVPLASKIRFEESFRIVGGSQVGKADAVPYQTGIIAKLTTGWTSICGGSLISSTRVLTAAHCWYDGHSQAASFTIVLGSLTIFSGGSRQDTSSVVVHPSWSVNALHDIAVVKIKAVGFNNNIQAIPLPTTADVNLSFEGLSGLVTGYGKITDAQNHFPTTTSLHQTTVPIISNKDCQKSFSVNIHGSHICTSGRGGKGTCEGDSGGPLTIVRNKQRILAGVVSFGPDGGCQAGSPSVFTRVTAYLSWINSHM; encoded by the exons ATGCGGGCATTTAgattattcatttgtttatttatcattttccaTGATAGTCTTGGTGCGGTCATTCTCAGTTCGCCAGCTAATGGCTATCATTTGAGGGTTGGTGTTCCCCTCGCCTCAAAGATAAGGTTTGAAGAGTCTTTCAGGATTGTTGGTGGATCTCAAGTTGGCAAGGCTGATGCTGTGCCTTACCAG ACGGGTATCATAGCCAAGCTCACAACTGGCTGGACATCGATCTGTGGGGGCAGTCTCATTTCGTCTACCAGGGTTCTTACCGCAGCCCATTGCTGGTATGATGGGCACAGTCAGGCGGCATCTTTCACCATCGTCCTTGGATCCCTGACCATCTTTTCTGGAGGATCTAGACAAGACACTTCCAGTGTCGTCGTTCATCCATCATGGAGTGTCAATGCATTGCATGACATTGCTGTGGTTAAGATCAAGGCTGTTGGTTTTAATA ACAACATCCAAGCGATTCCACTTCCCACAACAGCTGACGTTAATCTAAGCTTCGAAGGTCTCAGTGGCCTCGTCACCGGCTACGGGAAAATTACTGATG CTCAAAACCATTTCCCGACGACCACCAGCCTTCATCAGACCACAGTTCCAATCATCAGCAACAAGGACTGTCAAAAGAGTTTCAGTGTGAACATCCACGGTAGCCATATTTGTACCAGCGGCAGAGGAGGAAAAGGCACCTGCGAAGGTGACTCCGGCGGCCCTTTGACCATTGTGAGAAACAAACAACGGATTCTC GCTGGTGTGGTTTCCTTCGGTCCTGACGGAGGATGTCAAGCCGGATCTCCGTCTGTCTTTACCAGAGTAACTGCATACCTCTCTTGGATAAACTCGCACATGTGA